From Staphylococcus sp. IVB6214:
CAGCTATTGCTATTCAACGAGTGGCGCTTTATTGGGTGTACCTGGTTTGCGCGGATACTTCTTCGGCGTCTGACTGCGCTTCTGAATTTTGATGATCTGACGTTCCCCCGCCTCTTCTGGCAACGTGAAACCAAATACGTCTTCTACACGACCACCTAAGACTCCAATCGCAAAGCGTGCTTCATCCAGTTCTTCTTGACCTTTTGAAGACTTCAATGCCATAAAGAGTCCATGCTTTTTAACAAGTGGTAAGCAGAGTTCACTCAATACAGACAATCTTGCTACGGCACGTGCTGTAACGATATCAAAAGACGCCCGGTAGTCTTCATTTTTACCAAATGTTTCTGCACGATCATGCACGAAGCGTACACCTTCTAATTCTAACGCATCGGCCAATTGATTTAAAAACTGAATACGTTTGTTCAATGAATCTACAATGGTTACATGTAAATGTGGGAAGACAATTTTCAATGGAATACTTGGAAAACCAGCACCTGCACCAACATCACAGACGTGTAATGGCTCACTCAAGTCACAATAAAAGCTCAGTGTAATAGAGTCATAAAAGTGTTTCAAATAAACTTCATGTTTCTCTGTAATACTTGTCAGATTGATCTTGTCATTCCACGTTACAAGCATATCATAATATGTTTCAAATTGTTGTTTCTGTTTGTCTGACAACGTAATACCATGTTCATCTAATTGTTTCGCTAACCATTCTACACTCATTTATTTCACCCTTTGTATTTTCCCTTGTTCTAAATATACTAACAAGATAGAGATGTCGGCTGGGTTTACCCCAGAAATACGTGATGCTTGCGCAATATTCAACGGCTTCACTTCCGCTAACTTTTCACGTGCTTCAGATGCTAAACTATCAATCTTAGAATAATCTAGATCCTCTGGAATTTTTTTCTGTTCCATGCGTTTTACTTTATCGACTTGTTGTAAGGATTTATTAATATAACCTTCATATTTCGTTTGAATTTCAATTTGTTCTTCAACATCTGCTGATAAAACATGATCTTCTTCTAAAATTTCTAAGACCGTTTCATACGTCATCTCTGGACGACGCAACAATTCATTCGCCAAGATACCGTCTTTCAGGCGAGAACCACCTTCACGTTCAATAATCGCTTGCACACGTTCTGAAGGCTTAATACGTATCCCCGCTAAACGTGCCAATTCGTCTTTGATCTGTTCACGTTTTTCGTTAAATCGTGCGTAGCGTTCTTCCGTAATCAAACCGAGTTCATGACCGATATCTGTTAAACGTAAGTCTGCATTATCATGACGCAACAACAGACGGTACTCTGCACGAGAAGTTAATAAACGATAAGGTTCATTCGTTCCCTTCGTCACAAGGTCGTCAATCAGTACGCCGATATATGCGT
This genomic window contains:
- the rsmG gene encoding 16S rRNA (guanine(527)-N(7))-methyltransferase RsmG — translated: MSVEWLAKQLDEHGITLSDKQKQQFETYYDMLVTWNDKINLTSITEKHEVYLKHFYDSITLSFYCDLSEPLHVCDVGAGAGFPSIPLKIVFPHLHVTIVDSLNKRIQFLNQLADALELEGVRFVHDRAETFGKNEDYRASFDIVTARAVARLSVLSELCLPLVKKHGLFMALKSSKGQEELDEARFAIGVLGGRVEDVFGFTLPEEAGERQIIKIQKRSQTPKKYPRKPGTPNKAPLVE